Genomic DNA from Spiroplasma alleghenense:
TCTATCGTCTCTTTATTGATTACTTGCTCGGTTATTATAAATAATAATCTAATTGATATCATTGATTTCACTTCAAATACTATAACCGTGATGGCTTTTACGATTTATCTATCGGTTTTAATCGGAGTGCTTGTTAATAGAAAAACAAAAAGGGTTGAAGTAGAAAAGGTCAAAGGAGTTTACTGATTTGCCGCTTTTCCAATTTTGTTCTTAACGGTTTCGATGAGTTATGTCTATTTTGATTTATTCAAAAAATTTAGCAGTGTTGAAACAATGTTTGACCCCCTATTTTTCATATTTTCTTTAGTAGTAATGTTTATTTTGTGGGGGGCAAATGAAAAGCTCTTAAAAAAATATAACAGCCAAAAAGAAATTTCAAAATTAGTTAAATAATCAACTTCTAATTATTAATATTTTAAAAGTCCAAAAGGGGCTTTTTTTCATTTTTTTAAGATTTATTCGATTACTAATAATTGTTGGTAATATAATGTTTTTTTTGATAAAATTAAATTATGAGTAAATTTGAAAATTGAGGACTGTTTGATAAAATTTTAAACGTCCAACTGAGCGAAAAAATAAAAGAACAATTAAATAAATATTTTGATTTTTTAGTTAGTGAAAATCAGAAATATAACTTAACATCAATAACGGATTCAGAAGCCGTTTATCAAAAGCATTTTTTAGACTCGCTCTTTTTTTCAAATAACTTTTTACTAAAAAATCAGAAAATTTGTGATATTGGAACGGGAGCGGGATTCCCTGGGGTAGTTTTAAAAATATTTTATCCCGAATTAGAAGTTCACTTAGTTGAAAGTAACAATAAGAAAATTCATTTTTTAAATGAGCTTATTAAAATTTTAGATTTAAAAAATATTACAACTCATTACGAACGAGCAGAGGATT
This window encodes:
- the rsmG gene encoding 16S rRNA (guanine(527)-N(7))-methyltransferase RsmG, which produces MSKFENWGLFDKILNVQLSEKIKEQLNKYFDFLVSENQKYNLTSITDSEAVYQKHFLDSLFFSNNFLLKNQKICDIGTGAGFPGVVLKIFYPELEVHLVESNNKKIHFLNELIKILDLKNITTHYERAEDFCIKFREQFDVVISRAVSELNVLLELGSQLIKISGNFICLKGPRAEEEIKNLNNKEKELGLQFESKDLQNDDYLGTRINLVYKKISHTPKNYPRQYAQIKKKPLGK